DNA sequence from the Antennarius striatus isolate MH-2024 chromosome 3, ASM4005453v1, whole genome shotgun sequence genome:
tccttccagatgacacaccaagttctctccttctcttcctcctccctgatcacattagctgtagttgtccagtcatctggaagcatctcctgaccacccagagcctgtaaaagtcatgcaacactcttcctttttcagcttccaccatttcgtcttctgctctgcctttgccctcttgatcttcctcaccaccagagtcatcctacacaccaccatcctactctcacctaccactactttacagtcactgatctttgtgaatgtttgtgaCTTGAATAAGTGATCACTGTACCGTTAagtagtagttacatttattttacattacacggAGTTACACTTAGTTACGTCTATAAGTTACATCTGTCCCTTTGCGGACAGCCATTACACTGACGTGGTCCACGGTGAATGGGACTTTGACACCCCCGCTACAAAGGGTCGAACTCTTCCGTCGCCTTTGAATGACGTCACGCTGTCGTAAATCCTAATTGTCCATCATGGCCGCGTCCGTGAGACTCCTGCTCCGGAGGGTGTTCCGCGTTTCCCGGGGAGCTGCTGTGGGTCCGGCCGCCGGAGCGTCGGGTCTGTCGGGGGGCTGCTGGCTTCCGACGGGTCGTCGTTGGTCCAGCGAAGCGGCGGAAAACAGAAAGACGCATTTTGGTTTTGAGACGGTGTCCGAAGAGGAGAAGGCGCAGAGAGGTGAGCTGAACGGAAGCTGCCCGGCGGACAGAGGAGGGAACCCCGCGGACTGGGCTCCATCACACGGCGGTGATCAGGGTTCGATGGTGTtcgataaatatataaaatgtcatttctgcTCAGTGAAAGTCATTCTCCTTACAAAAACACCAAGAAGAGGAACGTTTGGTTCGAACTTCAAGTGTGTCAGATTTAAAAGTGTCTGTCGATTTGTTGAGACAGCTTTATTAAATCATTGAAATGGTATCGGACTAgtcagtaataataacaatgaattAGTATCCAGTCAGTGATTAGAAGTCAATGGATTCAATGACAACATGTTGCAGTTAATTTTAAATCCAGTCTAAATCACTAAAAGCTGTGTGTCATTAAACAACTGACCGTGGTGCACATGTTACCTCCTCATTGCTTTTTCAGTGTATCAGGTGTTTGAAAACGTGGCGCAGAAATATGATGTAATGAACGACGCCATGAGTTTGGGGATTCATCGACTGTGGAAGGACATGCTGCTCCACGCCATGCACCCACAGCCTGGGGTGCGACTCCTGGATGTGGCCGGTGGAACAGGTAAAGTGCTTCGTGTCATCGTCCATGAAACAACTAAAACTCCCAACTGGTGTTTTGTCTGACGTGTTTGTGATCATCCCTCCTGCAGGGGACATTTCCTTCCGGTTCCTGGAATATGTTGGTTCGCAGCAGCGGCGGCGGGACACACGATCCATACAGACGCCGTCATGGCAGGATACTTCCAACAACTATgtcacagaggaagagaaaaacaacgGACCTCAGGAGTCCAGGGCTGTGGTGTGTGACGTCAACAAGGAAATGCTGAAAGTGGGCAAACAGAAAGCCGACAGCATGGGCATCAGTTCTGGTATGGTTTTAATGTGAGTTGCTTCAAGCTTACAAAGCAAGATAGTATAAACCCCTGCATTTTTACCCAGCTGAAAATTTTCACTTTGCACCAGAGTTCACAATAATGAGCTCACCGGAGGCTCACAAGTGGCTGGATAGAACCTTTATTTCTGGTAGATAAAGTAGATGCTTCAATCTGTCAGAGATTGTGTCCACATTAGTACCAAATATTAGCCACTAGAACCTGAAGGGAAGCTGATAATGATTTCACTACTTGGGGTCAAGTTCTTGcttaatgtttaatgttaagACACATACGGAAAATAAgtagaaataattataattttttttaaaggtttgagttatgttgtaaaataaaaaaaaactcatattTTTTTACTTATAAAGAAAGGGAtcttatgaaaacaaaaaaacctgtttcCTTTAAAACTATtcctatatttatttttttattttatatactgttttcaTTCTCGAAGGAtgaattaagaacgcacacgcTAGTTAATggttcaaatgcatgcatacatacagtatattagtgagtacaggctcctgtagcacacacacacacacacacacacaagggggcctgtaggcatgcaagggaggtagagtggtgggcagctcatttggtgcgccccaaatcaagggcgccttggcaaggctccagaggtgagctgacaccttgcacagtcagctcacctccgggtataatttttttgggcgggagcaggaatcgaaccgctgatcttgaatcataggacaacccgctctaccgcccgctttaccactgagccactgccacccctacATCTCAGCTTTCGATGATTATCTTAAATCAGTAACATAAACTGTATAAAACAAGAGAAAAGGCATCTTAACTTTCTCAGATGAAGTAACTGGAGGGTAAAACATTTAATACAATCAGTCATTAGTAATTACTGACACGGATCGTGTCAGTAACCCGTCTCAAGACCTGACACCGCCTTTCATTTTCCACTGACTCAACAAGCCCCACTGACCATCAACAGGTTTCTGGACAGGCTTTGATTTTAAACCTTGATGATCTTGATAGAACATTCTTGAATAAAAGTGAGTTTATTTTAACCTGCTGATTTCTCATTCAGAACTGCAATAAGaaatacaatatacagtataagatgTTTATAAGAAACAACTCCATCATCCTACATATCAGACTCTTTTCTTCCCCACCCAAGCTTTTCTCTCACACATGAAGGAAGGCAGAATGAGGTTCATCATATGGAAATTTTCCCTATTCATTcaattgattgaatgaatagGGAAAATTTCTCTTCCTGTGACGTAACTGGATATTAACaagcatgaaaacatgtttgcatGAATATAAATGAAACAAGGGATAAGTGTGTTCCAGACATTCCACCCTCAGAGTCAAGCACACAGACATGAAATTCAGCATCAGAGTTTTTTTAGATGCTATGATTTCTGTCAAAACATGAGTGGCATGAGAATTGTTGTAAGGAATGCAAGTAGAATTCTAAGTTCATGAAAAGTGTGATCAGCTCCGTGTACAAGGAGAGTTTCTTAAGTGTTTGGGTGTTGCTGTGTCAGGTCTGTCGTGGGTGGTCGGGGATGCAGAGGAACTGCCCTTCGATGATGACCAGTTTGACATTTACACCATCGCCTTTGGCATTCGAAACGTCACCCATATAGATCGGGTAAGTGACCCGACCTTTACTGCAGGCATCACACAGATATTCTTTGACAATGCTGCACCACTGCACTTCTTATAGTGGACGTGTGTTTGGAGGTAGGTTATTGTTGAAAAGCTACTGTATAGACCCCTAACAATGTTTCTATGATTACTGTACAATTTGATGTGTATACAGATATATATTATGATTATGTTTATCTCATACACATTCATTATGAGGTTTCACCAGTAAAATTAAAGCTACAACTAATGTTTATTTTGGTCATagattaaagtaaaataaaatgttttttgctgaTAAATGCCATGAAttcgtaaaaaaaaaccccaaacaaaaaataacaactttCATTTGTGTTGATATTTAGAACATAAAACACAGCAAATCCACTCAGTTAATTTTTCAAGAGGAACAAATAACTCACTTTGTTGCTCTACTTCATGATGCAAATAATTATTTGGTTTTAAGAATTGTtcatttcatgacttttttttgttttttgtcaggcACTGCAGGAGGCTCTCCGGGTCCTGAAGCCTGGTGGCAGATTCATGTGCTTAGAGTTCAGCAAAGTGACAAACCCTGTGTTGGCCAGGTGGGTGTGGAGTCATATAAATATGAACAGACTTTGAATGTCAGGTCACTGCATGCTTGTTGTTAGCATTATGAAGCCAACAAGACGTTATAACAGCTGCAGCTCgtggttgttgtgttttcaatCAAGTTGTGTAAAGTGTTTATGTAAGAAGttgcaaaaacaaagaaagtctGCAGGAAACtgataaaacacaacattttaccACATAATTGAGGAAACAATGATTGTGGTGAAATCTGGTTTGTGTCATTTTTCGTGATTTACCTTCTGAAAAGCGGTTTATTCCATCTACGAGAAACCTGAAGCTTACTGGACATTAAAAAGGACAATGATCCCAATCAAACCTCTAAGTCCACCAAGACTGATTCAACAAATATCCTGGATCATTCCAGAGTGTAGTCAAAGCCGCCTGACGAATCCCAAAGAAAATCAATACTGATATTAGAAGAGGGTGGTTACAGAACCTAAACCAATAAATCTTACAGACTTTGAAGAAAGGGTTCTTTTTGCTCTCCTTGATATCTGCCTATTTAGAGTACAAGGTGTCACAGCAGCAAAGGGCTCTCTACATTTACTGAGATCCCTGACATTAAGgggttgatttttgttttttgtaaatcctTGTCAATTGTCAGTAAAAGAAGTATTTGTGTTACATTTGAATAAATCTCTTATACTAAACTGTTGAACATTTTAACTGTGTGATTTTGTTACAGTTGATGTACAGGATGTTTTATAGGAAATATAATGGGGGTTGAATGATTTTACTTCGTACTGTACCACCACACAATTTTCACGGCTATGAAACTCAGATGTGTTTGTTGTCAGCCGTAAACattgccctctgctggcggTGTACGTCAGAGCAGATGAACAGATTGATAAAACATAATCTAGCTCTGGGGTAGGTGGTGACCATGTGCTCTGGATAATCAGCAATCTGTTCTAACCTGATTACATAAACATAGAAAAACATTGGCTCCATTGGTAACTTGtgtccttttctctttttttcaggCTTTATGACACATATAGTTTCCAGGTGATCCCAGTTTTGGGGGAGGTGATTGCGGGAGATTGGAAGTCTTACAAGTATCTGGTTGAAAGCATCCGCAAATTCCCTGACCAGGTAGGATAATCTGATTATCTCTTTTTCTAAACCACTTTCACCATTTTATTCAAACCACCATCGTGCCTGTTAAGTTATTTTTATAATTCTCTTTTTCAGCGTCATTCTGTCAATGAAGTTACATTTTTCTGTGTCCTTGTTTCATGAGacatgtaattttatttcagaGATGTTTTCTTCCTAATTTTGAgacttaattttttaaataaaaaatttaacttGATAAATGCCATACAAAACATTGAATGTCATCATGTCCAAGGTAAATCTTTTGTTGAACCAGCAAATGTTCAACTTATATTCAATTAATTTCTAGAAAGGAAAGATGCAAAAAATGTAGAAACTAGAAACAGAATTTTCTCATTAATTCATGATCAATTGTTTTTGCAAATCGACTGTTTTAGGTCTATTTACCACTGTACTTCCAAACCAAATTCACATTTCTCAGTGCTTCGATTTTCAGCAGTTTAAATAACTTAATCTGACTAATTGCTCTTTGTTTTGTGCAGGAGGAGTTTAAAGAGATGATTGAGGACACAGGTTTCTTCTGTGTGCAGTATTCCAACTTCACTGGTGGGATTGTGGCTCTTCACTCCGGTTTCAAGTTGTGACAATCTCAAAGCTCCTCTTTGTGAACGTCACGGACAGTTtggtggatatttttttttgtattgattaCTCTACTGAAAATTGTACTGTATACTCGGGTGTAAAGAGTGTCACTTTATAAACCAAAATTTTTCGGTTGTGGTAAGACATCTGATGAAACTTATCCTGTTCAAATGCATGGATTATAATATTATGACTTTGTAGAAACAATAAATTATGCAGAAGCTGAAATCAGTATGTGACTGAGTTATTCTAAAATTCCATTCCCAATTCATATCTGAATAATTTCCAAATTCTGAATAAGAATGACATTAACAACCAATTtgaagaggaaaagaggacACCACAACATATTCATTGAATAAAACTGTATATTTTACAGATCTTTGTACACTTTCATTACAAAACTGTATGGTACTAaagttttaaaatcatttttttggtCAGAGAAGATTTAATCGTCTTGTGTGCAATTACCATGTATATACAAAGTCTCATGTTAGTGATTTctctcaaaataaaaagcaaccAAATAACTCAAGCGTTCATACACTCTGAACATAAGACATGGCTTAAAGATAAATATATTAGTAAATAAATAT
Encoded proteins:
- the coq5 gene encoding 2-methoxy-6-polyprenyl-1,4-benzoquinol methylase, mitochondrial is translated as MAASVRLLLRRVFRVSRGAAVGPAAGASGLSGGCWLPTGRRWSSEAAENRKTHFGFETVSEEEKAQRVYQVFENVAQKYDVMNDAMSLGIHRLWKDMLLHAMHPQPGVRLLDVAGGTGDISFRFLEYVGSQQRRRDTRSIQTPSWQDTSNNYVTEEEKNNGPQESRAVVCDVNKEMLKVGKQKADSMGISSGLSWVVGDAEELPFDDDQFDIYTIAFGIRNVTHIDRALQEALRVLKPGGRFMCLEFSKVTNPVLARLYDTYSFQVIPVLGEVIAGDWKSYKYLVESIRKFPDQEEFKEMIEDTGFFCVQYSNFTGGIVALHSGFKL